A window from Fragaria vesca subsp. vesca linkage group LG5, FraVesHawaii_1.0, whole genome shotgun sequence encodes these proteins:
- the LOC101299680 gene encoding pentatricopeptide repeat-containing protein At4g18750, chloroplastic-like encodes MEALPSLQTQRLLIKDNPINCASQQRHSRNVQTPRKVALAHRAFDGMSHSDTYAWNKLIQTHIANNDFHYAVSTYDQMLHRGVRPDRHTLPRALSASRLSDDLSLGKQLHCHAVKFGCANDRYVIAALIELYGRLQSADTAKCVFDKASVKDLVSWTMIARLYIVEGKPRMALDMFDGMVESGAKMDAVALATAAGACGMMKSMTDGVKVHRVAKEQGLEFDVLVSNSLSKMYIDCGCLEDARAIFDQRPAKDVISWTEMIRVYVKKGGFNEGLKLFRQMAADGLKPDQLSVSSVLPACARVSAYKQGKEIHGYLLRNGIHMNLTVQNALMDMYIKSGFIESALKIFAGLKHKDVISYTVMILGYSLHGQGPLGVDLFRQMEKELSIKIDELTYAAVLHACVAARMVKEGKCYFNCIKTPTVAHCALLVALLSHSGLFDEARSFISEKRIEGHAEVLRALLDGCRIHKQLILGKRLAEQLCDLEPLNPDNYVLLSNLYADNEKWDTVFSLRGMITDMGLKPKEAFSWIEFRNKIHVFGTRDAAHPRSERLYWELQSLMKKMEDEDIIPDLDYSLHDVYEERECIQIGHSEMLAISFGLISSQTGTTIRVTKNLRVCRNCHASAKAISKMVGREIILKDPKCFHHFKDGYCSCGDFW; translated from the coding sequence ATGGAAGCCCTTCCATCCCTACAAACCCAGCGTCTCCTCATCAAGGACAACCCAATCAACTGCGCTTCCCAGCAAAGACATTCCCGAAATGTCCAGACACCCAGGAAGGTCGCCTTGGCACACCGAGCGTTCGACGGAATGTCTCACTCAGACACCTACGCTTGGAACAAGCTCATACAAACCCACATTGCGAACAATGACTTCCACTACGCCGTTTCTACTTATGACCAAATGCTCCACCGCGGCGTTCGCCCAGATAGGCACACTCTGCCTCGGGCCTTATCCGCTTCTCGCCTCTCGGATGATCTCTCTCTCGGCAAGCAACTACATTGCCATGCTGTGAAGTTTGGTTGCGCGAATGACCGTTATGTCATTGCTGCTCTGATTGAGCTTTATGGGAGGCTGCAGAGCGCTGACACGGCGAAATGTGTGTTTGATAAGGCTAGTGTGAAGGACTTGGTGTCGTGGACTATGATAGCTAGGTTGTACATTGTGGAAGGTAAGCCGAGAATGGCGCTTGATATGTTTGATGGGATGGTTGAGTCTGGGGCTAAGATGGATGCGGTGGCGCTGGCTACGGCTGCTGGAGCTTGTGGGATGATGAAGTCAATGACTGATGGAGTGAAAGTCCACCGGGTTGCTAAGGAGCAGGGGTTGGAGTTTGATGTGTTGGTGAGCAATAGTCTCTCGAAAATGTACATTGATTGTGGCTGTCTAGAGGATGCTCGAGCAATTTTCGATCAGAGGCCTGCTAAAGATGTCATTTCGTGGACAGAGATGATTCGTGTTTATGTGAAGAAGGGAGGGTTCAATGAGGGACTTAAATTGTTTCGGCAGATGGCTGCAGATGGACTGAAACCGGATCAACTCTCGGTATCTAGCGTCCTCCCGGCCTGTGCAAGAGTGTCTGCCTATAAACAAGGTAAGGAAATTCATGGATACTTGCTCCGAAATGGAATCCATATGAATCTTACTGTCCAGAATGCTCTTATGGACATGTATATCAAATCAGGATTTATTGAATCTGCTTTGAAAATTTTTGCTGGGCTGAAACACAAAGATGTTATTTCATATACTGTGATGATATTGGGGTACAGCTTACATGGACAAGGACCCCTTGGAGTTGATTTATTCCGACAAATGGAGAAAGAATTGAGCATAAAGATTGATGAATTAACATATGCTGCTGTTCTTCATGCTTGTGTTGCTGCACGAATGGTTAAGGAAGGAAAGTGTTACTTCAACTGTATCAAGACACCTACAGTTGCTCATTGTGCTTTGTTAGTAGCTCTTTTATCCCATTCTGGACTCTTTGATGAGGCAAGGAGCTTCATATCAGAGAAAAGAATTGAAGGACATGCTGAGGTACTGAGAGCACTGCTAGATGGCTGTAGGATCCACAAGCAATTGATATTAGGTAAGCGGCTTGCTGAACAGCTCTGTGATTTGGAACCTCTTAATCCTGATAATTATGTGTTACTCTCCAATTTGTATGCGGACAATGAAAAATGGGACACGGTCTTTTCACTGAGAGGAATGATTACAGACATGGGTTTGAAACCGAAGGAAGCTTTTTCTTGGATAGAATTCAGAAACAAAATTCATGTGTTTGGGACGAGAGATGCAGCTCACCCAAGATCAGAGAGACTATACTGGGAGCTGCAGTCTCTGATGAAGAAAATGGAAGATGAAGATATCATACCTGATTTGGATTATAGTCTCCACGATGTTTATGAAGAGCGGGAGTGCATTCAAATTGGGCACAGTGAAATGTTGGCAATTTCTTTTGGTCTCATCAGTTCACAAACTGGAACAACAATACGTGTAACTAAGAACCTCCGGGTGTGTCGCAACTGTCATGCTTCTGCCAAAGCTATATCCAAGATGGTAGGACGAGAAATAATACTCAAGGACCCAAAATGTTTCCACCATTTTAAGGATGGCTATTGTTCATGTGGTGATTTTTGGTGA